Part of the Ursus arctos isolate Adak ecotype North America unplaced genomic scaffold, UrsArc2.0 scaffold_1, whole genome shotgun sequence genome, tgaattgtttttctctcttccccttatcTGGCTCTAAAACCTTTTGCTGCCCTACCCGACTCTGTAGTTCTGTTTCTTACTTGTTTATTATTGATTTTGTTCTTGTCTAGGTTTTTTATGatgtttttaatgttctgtttctccctccaggCCAGTATAAAGGacttgaagtatttttttaataatgccCCCCCAAAGAATTTCAGAAGTGCCATTAtgattttagtgttttattttcttaaatcacTTAATGTGCCTGTTTCCAGCACTGATTATCTTCATAATCTATTAGGGTAGAACGATTTGCAGTCATTCATATCCTGTGATTGGGCAATTTAATCATTAGCTCTCAGCAGTCACCCTGAGGCAAGTGGAAACAGCTCTGGGCAGGCCGTGCTCTAGGGTCACTGGGAAAGTCTAAAAACAGGCGGCTGGAGGTACTGTGATGGCTTTAAAAGCAGCTACCTTATTAAATAGGGTTTGTATCGATATTGGAATGAAGACAATCCTTCCCACTTCGGGTCTTTCATTTGCTGTTGTAGTTATATGTTTTTAGTATACCTTGTCGATTTGTGCTTTTATAatctttaatttgaaaataatgtgtccTCATGGATGCCTTCATTTCCCCAGATCTAGATGCAGATATTTCAATGGCTGCAATTGTGAGAGTGATCCGTGGATGGTGTATATGCACACCTTCTCCTTGACCTTGGGTCTGTGGGACTAGAAATAAGGTGATCTCCTCAGTCCCCTGAAAGAGACTGAATCAATGTGGACATGGGTGGGAACTTTTACCCAGAACCCAATGAAGAACTTGACTGTCTGAACAAATGTATTAAGCCTCTCGTGGAGTTTTAGAACACctaacaaatatgaaaaatgtgGAGCTCTACagttcaagatttttaaaaaaagatgtttctgaAAGTGATGACAAATAACTACTTTTAAAGTGCTGCGTATTTATACAACTGAGATTATTTTTGTAGATGCAATGTCTGTGAGCTGGGATATGTGTGCAGTGCTTCaggcatttaaaaatcacttttttattcCTAGGGAGATGCAAATAAACAGAACTCTCTTGTCTCTTCTGtgtctttatatatttgttttctttttccaagctTGTATTACCTCttgtgttcttatttattttaaaatcttgttgTCTTGAAGATTACGATGTTCCCTATAGATGAAGGAAACTCAACCCCAGTTCTACTCTCTGAAACATCCATTtctgctgccccctccaccctTTTCCCTGTGGCTTTAACATAAGTAGTGATGTCTTTAAATGAGAATATAATTTGTGGCGtctaaaatgatattttttaccagaccaaaaaaaaaaaagtctccaataaaaattttacttctctttcaATATTATCACTTTAttcaaatagttttattttttaaaatcattatgtaTGTTGGTGTCTGGGTATAGGAAATTGTGCTCACTTGAAGGTGTTCTTCCTAGAAAGGCTGTTATAAATATCTACTCTTGGAAGGTCTTGCAATTAGACACATCCATATTTGGgaattgaaaaagaaacatttcaagcTGATCTCTTATCGCCTTCTCCGAGCAGCCTCCAAACAGCATTTGAGGACTGAAACCATAATTATACACCCTAAACCTCTGGTTGCAGTTTTTAAGCACTATGAACTTTCTTTTTGAGGCCTTTTTGCCACTCGGGGAAATGGCCGCTGAGGAACGGGTGCCTCATCGTTGTTAGCGCCTGGACACAAATCAATTTAGTGGTTGCTAACTTTTTGGTATGTAAGTTAAATACACATGTTTCAAACCTCCCACAATATGTAAACTCTTCTGGCGGGAGAGCTCCCTTATGGATCTGCCAGAGAAAGCGCAGAGACCCAAGGACCAAAGCTACTTTCGTTTTCTCTGGCCCAGCTTGGTTTATTTCGTATCTTGCACCGATGGTTGACTGTGGGCCGCCGACTTCGTTTTaactgacagagagagagacagagagagagagagagggacagagagcgagagagagaacggACTACGATTCAAATTGGAGAAGAAATAACCCCTGAAAATGGGGACACATCGACCCCGACCTTCCTCTGTCAGGAAGAGTTTCtaacattttctctgttttcctcacaAGATGTGCTTTCATGTGAAACGGgcctgttttcccttcttttccttcgtcgttttccctccttttttgtACATTCCAGACTCCAGGGCCGCACTCCATTCCCAGGTCCATTTCTAAGGTTTCCTGTCGGATGGGAGGATTGCCTCGAGGTTTTCCTTTCATCTGCAGTTTGCCGGTCAGTTTCCCCCGCCTAAGAGAAATGGGGGATTTGCTGAAGATTAAAACTGCTCGAATGCTCTCCAGTGGAATTTGAATTGATGGCTAAATCAATAACAGATGAAGACTTTGCTATTTATATGCATTCCTTTTATATTCCGAATTGAGGAGGGAGTAGAGGATCTGGTAAGTGGCCGAAGCGCTGGAAGGGAGGCCCGCGGGGAGCCAGGGCGAAGGGAGCTTCGGAGAGAGGCCTTTCCTTCGGGTGGAAACCGAGAGGCCGCAGGGAGAGCGCTTCCGAAACCGGGCAGGTTTCGAGCGCCGCTGGTGGAGACTCCAGGCCCGCGCGTCTACGCGTGAGTCAAGAGGCGAAGGACGCTTTGCAGCCGGGACGCACTGCCAAAGAGGCGGCCGCGACGCTTCCCCGTGTCTGGCAGCCTGCTGGGTGCCTCTGACTCCGCCGTCCCGGCCAGCCTTGCTGCCACGATCTCCGGCTTTCGGAGACACTTGGCGGAGCCTGGCAGCGGGCCGTGACCGCACGGGCTGGCGACCCCAGGCCGGCTGTGCCGCCCTTCACTGTTGATCTTGACCGTGCGCCGGCGCGTCGCCAGGCGTGGAGCTCGCTCGCCATCTCCTGGGCGGTCGGCGGCATTGGCAGAGCTCGCGGTTTAGCTCCGCAGCCaaatcctctcccattccccagcTCACCAGCCAagcctcctgcccttcccccaacccgccccgcccccgccgcgcaGTCTCCAGATCCCAGCTCCCAGCGTACAACTTTGCTCGCTGGACCTCGGAAATTATAAACCCAGGAGATAAGGTGGGGCGGCTGGGGCACCATTCTGAGCCAAGAAATGGACGGAGTCTAGTTGTTCTAgtctttctgtttctcacttaGTCCCTTTATATCTTTAGTCCCCCGGGGTAAACCGCAGCCGTGCGGCTGCCTAAGGGTCCGGAGAAGACACCCCTGGACTTGGAAATACCGGAGCATCGCTGTGTGCTGAGGCCGGAGGAGACGAGACTGCAGGGATCTCTGGAGCTGGAGCTTCGGGCCTGGGGAGGCTGTAGCTCCTGGAAAACAGGGAGAGTTTCCCAAAATGAGAGCCTGGATCCCTCAAGTCCTTAGGAACCGAGGTTGCAGCTTATGCCTACACCACCCCAACCCCCCAAGGACGGGGAGTGGAGTTCTTGTCTCTAAGTCTGAGCTCCTAAGGAAACTCTGACAGAACCCTGAAGAGCCCCTGAcaaccccatccccaccccctgcccccgccctaGAGCCGGAGGAAGACCGACGGCGTTCCCCAGAGCCGCCCAATTGGTCGCCATAACTCACACAATAAAGTCGCAGCGCGGTGGTCAGCCTTGCCCTCCGGCGGCGCCTGTGTGGTCTCCGTGCCGGAGCTGGCGGTCTAACCAATTCCAGCTTGGCTCGGGGACCGGCGAGGCGGGCTGCAGGTTGGGGCGGGCGCCAGTCACGAGGTCGCTGGGGTTCTTGGGACCAAGGCAGGAGAGGAGGACCCATAGCCCTCTGGCCAAACTCAATCGGAGGGCCTGCAGAGGGGGGCTGCCACACTGCTCCCGGCGAGGCAGAGCTGCCCCGCCCGCATCCCTGTTCGCCAGAACCCCGAACCCGTCAGCCGCCTTGGAGGCGCTGAGCCGAGGAACGCCGCTAGCCTGCTGCCTCGGGGTGCCCCGCTGTTCCCGGCCGAATGACTCTGGCTCTTCTGTCCTTCCACACCAGGTCGGGGGAGCTCCTCTTGCTCTGCCGGCTGCAGAGGAGTTGAAAAGCTTGGAGTTCTGGTTGGCACGATGCAGTCGCCAAGGTGACTCCTGGCGATAAAAGGAATGTAGCCTTTGGCCACGATTGGCCAATGCAGCTGCCCCTTCCCCGGCCAGCATTCTTCATGGACCTGGATGGCCGCAACTTTCCTGGGAGCAGAGGGCTTGGCCATGGAGAAGCACACCAGAATTGGTGTGAAACCACCTTCCTGGGAGCCAAACTTGGGCAGAGTTTGTGATGCATTTCTCCTCCATCAGCACATTTCTTGGACTGCGCCGGGTTCAGGCAGTGTGTGGGTCTTCGCTGCTAGACCACTAGTGCAGAATCCTCTCCagagggacagggcagggaggcaTCATCGTAGGAGAAGCATTGCTCAGGCCTAGGGACAGAGCTGGTGGCCCCACCATACGGTGGGCTCTCCCTGCAAGCCTAGAGGTGCAGAGTACTGGAAAAGGCCTTAGCTACAACTTAAAGCCGGTGGAAGCAAGCCTGGCCCAGGCAGCCAGTGGATAAAGGGAGTGCAAAGCTAATCAAGACCAAGAAGGATCCCAAGGGACACTTGGGCAAAGGCACCCAATGTCCCCAGCTCCTGAAGCTGAGCCCAGAAACTCCCAGTGGTTTCACCTTCACTCAGCATTCCTTGGTTCTGCCTGCCAGCCTCGTCCTTTGCCATCGAATATTGCGGGTGTTATCATAATACCCTGAAGGGGGGGAAACGGGTCGGGGGATGTAGGCGGTGCTGAAATGACCGGCTTTGAAGAACCTGCAGGCAAAGTTTCGTCCAATCGTCTGAGCCTGTCCTCTTATTCCCGGTTGTAACTAAATACTGCTGCGAGCGCAGCCGAAGCCCTTTGTTGGAGATGTGTGAGCGCAGTCTCTACAGAGCGGGCTATGTGGGCTCGCTTCTGAATCTGCAGTCGCCTGACTCCTTCTACTTCTCCAACCTGCGGCCGAATGGCGGCCAGTTGGCCGCGCTCCCCCCCATCTCATACCCGCGAGGCGCGCTGCCCTGGGCCACCACGCCCGCCTCCTGCGCCCCAGCGCAGCCTGCCGGTGCCACCGCTTTCGGCAGCTTCTCGCAGCCCTACCTGGCTGGTTCCGGGCCGCTTGGCCTACAGCCCCTGGGCGCCAAGGACGGACCCGAAGAGCAGGCCAAGTTTTATGCGCCCGATGTGGCTGCCGGGCCGGAGGACCGTGGCCGTGCGCGGCCGCCCTTCGTCCCCGAGTCTAGCCTGGCCCCCGCGGCCGCTGCTCTCAAAGCCGCCAAGTACGACTACGCGGGTATGGGCCGTGCGGCAGCGGGCTCTGCAGCCCTGCTCGAGGGGACCCCCTGCGCCGCCGGCTTCAAGGACGACGCCAAGGGCCCGCTCAACTTGAACATGACAGTGCAGGCGGCAAGCGTCGCCTCTTGCCTGCGACCTTCGCTGCCCGACGGTAAACGGTGGCCATGCTCCCTGGGCCAGTTTGGGCTGGGATGGGAGGTGGGGTGCAAGGGAGAGTGTGtagggggagggagcccctggGGGCGGGCAGACTACAAGGAGCGCCCTGCCGGGCTGACTTGGGTTGGGGCTGTGTTGCAGGCCTACCGTGGGGGGCGGCCCCAGGGAGAACCCGCAAGAAGCGGAAACCCTACACCAAGCAGCAGATTGCGGAGCTGGAGAACGAATTTCTCCTTAACGAATTCATCAACCGCCAGAAGCGCAAGGAATTGTCCAACAGGCTGAACCTCAGCGACCAGCAGGTCAAAATTTGGTTCCAGAATCGGCGTATGAAAAAGAAGCGCGTGGTCCTGCGCGAGCAGGCGCTGGCGCTATACTAGACCCCCGCGTGGTCGCGGCTGGCCAGGCCTACCTTTTAAAGCCGAGGCCTGGCGTAAAGGAAGAGCTGGGAGTAGGGGCTTTGCCTTTCGCTCCTTCTCCGCTGGTCCTAAGTACCCTTCCGTTCAGTCTGCAGCCCCAGACGTCCGCAGAGGATTTGGAGACCAGGCCAGTTGGGCCTCTACGATTCCAGCTCTCTGGGAGGGGCCTGCAGAAGTTGAAGTATAACCTTGGCCTTCAGGCTTCCTGAGTGGGGGCCTGCGGTCACCTGTCCTAGCTCTTGTCTGGGGTATTTACATGGACGCTTCCTGTAGCACCCTTGTACTTAGATTTCTGCCTCCAACTAcactccctttcctcttctctccagaCTTTTTTGAATTTAGTAGGCACCTCACTAGAGCTCAGATTGGAATTAAATTTAGGAAGTCCTTCAGGAAGGAGTAGAAAAGGGCTGCAGGCACAATTCTCTCTCCTTGCAGCCAAAGCCCCTTGTGGCAAAGCCAGAAACTTGGCTCTGGAGAAAGAAAGGGTACCGCCCCCCTCCTGTCTGCCCTGGCTGGTTCGGGAGGACAAAAGCCACCCTAGACATTCAGACTTcgggaggaaaggggaagggagggatggtgTGGCTGGACAAATTCGAAGACACCTCGGAGTTTGGGCTGGGCTGGCCCCTCCAGCTGGACAGAACGGTGTGGATACTTTCTTCCCATGGATTCCAGGGAGGCTGAGGCCCCACAGCCAACTGCAATCTCTAGATAGGACTGGTAAAATTTTTCCTACTTCTCCTATCTCTTCACATATGTCTAGGCCAGAGCCCTGCACTCTGTAACTGGACTCAGCTCTGCAGAGGACAGCTGCTAATCTGCTCTCAGGCTGGGTTGCACTAGGAAGTGGGGGAAATATCCAGGGGGagaagggagtgagagaggagaggggtgtcCCACATTCCAACTGTAAATATGGCTTTCCTCTTGAGGTGTGGACATGTCTTTCTTGAATTAGGGTAATGGGCCACCAGTGGGAGAGGTGAAAGCTTCTCCATCAGTCAGGGAGTGAAGAAGGAGGTCCCTCCAATCCTTAGCCCCTGGTCGCTGCTGTTGACCAAGTAGAGAGAAGACCCCTCTTTCACCCTCTTCACCACCAGACAACTCTACCAGgggcctttctgtgcctcagccaCTGTGCCTTTTCTGAGGCCATGTCTGGCCTGCCTCAGTGGAGCCTGTAAAGCCCTGAGCCCTGCTGGGCTTGCTTTGTGGAGGCTGGGGTTCGGGATGCCACATGGAGTTGTTTTGCATGTGCTGGGGTGTCCTGTCTACCCTCAGTGAAACCGacccccccccagctccctctaCCATCCCTacctcttttccctctccttctgagaAGTAGCGCCCCCCAACTCCTACTGAGATGTATGACAGCCAAAGAGTTGAACATTCCTTCCCCAAGTCCAGTGATTTATTTTCAGTGCAGGACTAGGCCCTAGATCTGGAATGAGCACCTCACAGAGAGCCCCAAGCCTCAGTCCAACTGACCGCAGTTTATGTTTAGACTAATCGCATTTTCTTTGCTATGTAACAGTTGTTGTGcatgttttatgttgttttgattttgtcAAGAAAACCGCAATAGCTTGTATATATCAGATACATCAAAATGTTTTGAGTGGAAATAAATATCCAGGTCCCAGCCAAGCTGTCAAGGGACTGATGTCAATTTTTCAAAACCCTTTTGGATTCCCTCCTAATGATTTTAGGCCAACAAATTCGTTTTTCTTTCCTGGTTGTGGTTTCACTGCAGGTGTTGACTGTTCATTAAAGGAGAAAATGGCTTCCAAGTCAGTCAGCAAATGGTGTATAAAAGCCTATGAACAAAATGTGTATGAAACATCTAAGCGGAAGGTGAGGGGACTGTGTGCAGATTTGACAGCATTAAGTGAACTCTCAGCCTGTTGCAGGCCAGGGCTTCTGTATTTTGCCTAAATTATCAAACTTTAAGGCTTACTGTTGGGGGGGGGAGTGCTGTCAAGATATGAGGTTCCTCAGATTTCAACACAAAACATCTCTCTCTGCCATGTTTCGGTGAGGCTACTTTGGAACAGGCTATCCCCTGTGGAAATCCTGCATACTGGCGCCTCTGCCTGGAGCCCAGCAGGTTCCCTTGGGAAATGTGGCCTCTGCACCCTGCACCCCACACCCCGTAGGCCTTAGGAGCCTCTAGCCGAGGCTGGGAAATTTAAAGCCTGCTCAGTATTCACCATCCTCTTGCAAACCTCAACTCCCAGCTAGCTTTGAAATGGAAACAAGAGAATTGTTAGCTTTTAGCGAGTGGAAGAATTAGCAAAACCATCAAATCTCTAATGCCAAGTACTCATGGGCTCCAACTCCCCTTTCCTGAAGCAAATttgatgtgtattttaaaaatatttttaaaacggctcctttaagaaaaatacaacagTGGGGAAAAAGAAGCAAGAGACTGCCAAAGCCCTATCTTTAGAAATGTTTTCCCACCTGATGGGGCTCAGGGAGGTAGTGGTACCCGGAGCTGGGTATCTCCCCCAAAAGAGCCGAACAAAGGCGGAGGCCACACGCAGACCTCAGGTCCAGAGAGCTGGGTAAAGGACTAGGAAACCAGACTTAGATGCAGGCCCTAGGATAACACAGAGAGACAGTTTCTTTCCAAAGTATACCATTAAATCATCGTGTTCTTTCTCTTTagcctgggaggtggggtgggtggagaaATTCATGGAGACCACTCCCCAAAGAGATTGAAATTATTGTAAGTGTAAAATCTCGATTGTCCGTTGGGGCTtcagcagtgtttttcaaattcaTCCCCTTTACTGACCCGCAAAAATACAAAGGCGGTGGTCTCATCTCTTTTTTCCTAGCCAAGATCCTGGCAGGGATTTGGAACCACGACGAAATTCCTAAGAAACAAACGCGGAGAAAAATGATGCTGAAATCTGAGTGCTCAACATTCCCTCGCACAAAGACAAATGCGTCCTCCGAAATGCTGCAGTCCAGGCAGGCCTCTTGACCAAGAAAAAGGGTTTTAAACGAGAAAAAATGGCTTCGGCTGGCATTCAACCGGCTGCAAGCTCAGAGGGCCGACGGGGGGACTCTTAAGGCCTGGGGGCTCTCCCCAAAGGAGGCAGGCTAGGGAGGCTTCCGGGAGGCCACAGGGTGGAGGAGAAATCCAGAACCGTTGTAAATATTCAtgtctgcgggggggggggctcttcaCCCCGCCTCTCCCAGCTGCAATCACCCCCCCTtcgtggggaggggggtgcacaGCGCCTGTCCGACCGTCCTTGGACAAAGGTGATCTCCCCACATTTTTGTTCTCCAGCCACTTGACTTAGGTAGCCCTTTCCGAAGGCTCTGCAGGGAAGGGACTGGCTCTGGGTGTTTTCCCCCGCGTTTCTCCTCTTCTTTCGTTTCCTAAAAGAGCATAAATAATTAAAGTTTGGCAGGGAGGAAAAGCTTTCTTGCAGAACTGTAGTGGCAATAAATGAAATGACTCAGAATCCCTTCCCCAGTCAGCTTTTACGAGGGCTGCCAGACAGTGTCTGTTCACGTTCTCCAGATACCAGGGGCGCCCTGACAAAGTTAAGGTCAAGTTAGTGTCTTATCTTGGGTGGCTCAAAATTACCGCATCGCGTCTGGGCGCTGCGCGGAAAGCTACCACTCGCGGAGCAGCTGGATGTGCCGGAAGAGTCGGATGCGCTCCTTGTGCTTCGAGTGGGGCCGCGCCGGCAAGGACAAGGCCACAACGCTGGAGTCTTCATGGTAGGTTCTCGCGGGACCCGCGGGTCAGGAGGCTGCGGTTTTCCTTAGGTTTTGGGGTGAGGATCCAGGAGGGAGCGGGGGCAAAAGGCCGAAGCGGGCTGGGCCCAAAATGAAAGCCCAAGGTTGGGTGTGGGGGCGGGGATCCGCGCTAACGCTCAGAGAGGGGtccgctgccccttcccctatgCACCAGCGCGCCGCTGCAGATGGCGCACCCTCCCCCGCCAAAGCGCGGCTCCAGCCCGAGCCGCCAGCGCCATGTCGTTGAACTTGAATGGTTCCgtcctccccatttccctcttcaGCGGTCAGCAGGCTCGGCTTTGGGGGCAGCGGGCTGCCTGCGCCCCACCCCCTGCAAAGAGAAGGTGCGAAAATTTTGCGCACTCCCAGACACATAAAGAcccggctggggggggggggggtccctgcagCCGCTGCCCTGGGTCCTGAGCTGCCGCAGGGCCAGTGTGCAGTGTCCGGGGAGCCATTTTAGGAGAGAGATCCAGGGGCGTCGACCACAAGCCCgaaagggagaggctggggtggggggcgatgGAGATGGGAGGCAGATAAGTGTGCTGGCGGAATGGACCGAGGAGAAAGGGGCGAGCTGGAATCTGGACGAGGGTGCCAGCTGGGAGGAGGGTGCACAAAACGATGGGCAGTTCTGGGGCGGAGGGAGCCTCCTTGCCCTCCAGTCGCCACAGACCTGTTTGCGCAGTGTACGGAGGaaagcagaggtgggaggggggcggaggaagaagagtgggagggagaaaaggagggaggagaaaaagagaaagggggggaCAACGGCCAGAAAATAGATATGAGTTCCGATCACCCGCCTTTTCTCTGTCTGTCGGCATGGTGGGCAGAGCTCGCCACACGGGCACTGCGGCGGCCGGGGCCAGGGAGGGAACCAGCTTCACAGCCTGCACCGCCTGCCCTGGGCGTAGGGCAGAGGCCCAGAACCCAGTGCTGGGATTGCCTGGGCTGAAGAATCTTGGGGAGAGGGGCAACTTCCTGCCCTCGGTTCTGGGATTTGGGTTTGGGGAGCTTCTTTGTGAGAGACCGATTTTACCTTTGGAAAACGCTGGCTCTCCTGGAGGCCAGGCCTCGCCTGGACCCCCGGACTAGGAAAAGGGACCCGGCCGCCGTGGAGGAAAGTGAGGTCTTGGGGCAAATGGATGGGGGGGCTCTCAGGGCCAAGTGCTGCAGAGAGGCTCAAGCAAGGAGGGAAAAGCTGCTGAGAGCATTCCGCCTCCCTCCCCAGAGCCAACGGACCTCCAGGGGGCTTCCCCCGCAGTGACCATGCCGGCCCAAGGGCACCGCAGGAGCCTGGGGGAAACCGGGCGGCGTGGATGCATAGGCCTTGGCGGGTCTCCGACGCAGGGAAGGGGCTGGTTGTGAGGCGGACTGGTCCTAGTCCAGGCCAAAAAGCAGAGAGGGTGAGGAGGGTAGAGGCGCCCGTGGTTTGTCTCCGTTTGGTGGGGAGTGGGAGGCCAGGCACCTTTAGAGTAGGACTCCAGATCCTTTTGTTCACCAGACCCCCCAGCTTCTAGAGGGCCACGGGCGTCTCCGCTGCCTGAACTTCCTCCTTGCTTTAGCATTGGGAGAGCAAAGGCAGAGAGGCgacagggagagcacagagaTGGTGACACACAGctaggggaaaggaagagataggatcaggggacagagaggagaggaaacgAGGAAAGTAAGGACGAAAGCAGGAGGGAACAAGTGAAGGGAGTGggaaaagagaggacaggagagaaagaagtgagAAGACTGAAGGGAGacgaggaaggagaaagggagacagaatagaggaggagagagggcgAGAGATCCGAGTGGGCACCGAGGCCCTGGCCTGGGTGAGCTCCTGGTAGGGttttggtgtggtttttttttccgaGGCTGGCACTCGCACTCCCGGGGTCAAGAGTGGAGAGAGCCAAGTTATTCTGCGATGAACGCGCAGGGCTGAGAAATATGTAAATCAGGGCTCCGCGTGCCCCGAGAGTGGCGCAATTACGCCCCTGGAGCAAGAAGCAACAAGCTCCTGACCGGCAAGCTGCAGAGGGTGGCGGCGTCGCGGGGGAGGGAGCGGCTGCAggaaggggtgtggggggtgggaacCTCACAACCTCACACCTAGTCCCCTGTGCCCCGGGCTGGGGCTCCCCCCTCCGCTCTCcgcttctttcccttcccccttcctcccccttcctccccctccctcctcctccccgccggCTTCGGTCCGCGTACTTAAA contains:
- the HOXD12 gene encoding homeobox protein Hox-D12 encodes the protein MCERSLYRAGYVGSLLNLQSPDSFYFSNLRPNGGQLAALPPISYPRGALPWATTPASCAPAQPAGATAFGSFSQPYLAGSGPLGLQPLGAKDGPEEQAKFYAPDVAAGPEDRGRARPPFVPESSLAPAAAALKAAKYDYAGMGRAAAGSAALLEGTPCAAGFKDDAKGPLNLNMTVQAASVASCLRPSLPDGLPWGAAPGRTRKKRKPYTKQQIAELENEFLLNEFINRQKRKELSNRLNLSDQQVKIWFQNRRMKKKRVVLREQALALY